One Keratinibaculum paraultunense genomic window carries:
- a CDS encoding peptide ABC transporter substrate-binding protein, with amino-acid sequence MNFNKVILIILALIMLIVTVGCEKDFQDDHMVDLDVDVNVEKEYKPEFGGELILPLTIIKTLNPLINENASYYYFSKLIYEGLFELDDNLNIKNQLAEDYTVKDGGRVISIKLREDVLWHDGEKFTAEDVAFTINTIKYANNDIGYKKMFDNAFGSFINSDIRKIIDVQVIDSYNIDIIFNKKFSHELEILTFPILPKHKFVLEKEDKNAYINALAEEDFVPIGTGPYMFEKYDKHKTIFLKAYEQYREGRPYIDSIVGKMLEDDELSLVAFETGQVHLTTALDIDWEKYDQNNKIRIYEFISPNYEFLGFNFSNSIFRKEGSNKLRKAFAYGIDRQSIIQRVYLGHGTQTDLPIYPNSWLLSEDSNIYGYNPSKAKEELDKLGWKDVDGDGFYEDEQGKKVQLRLITNSYNPLRLKVADMIVENLNDIGIFVVKDYPEKIPENITEEMREEQWEQVKNRILKGDYDIALLGWHLSVIPELSFAFHSTQIKAGTNFIRYNNKMMDEALIETFISANRNDKLRAYEKLQTIINEDLPYVSLFFINEALLVDKKVMGDIDPTFFNIYRNIEKWYIPKEFQQETVDKK; translated from the coding sequence TTGAATTTTAATAAGGTGATACTTATAATATTGGCTTTAATCATGTTAATTGTAACAGTAGGATGTGAAAAAGATTTTCAAGATGACCATATGGTTGATTTAGATGTAGATGTAAATGTAGAAAAAGAGTATAAGCCTGAGTTTGGTGGTGAATTAATACTTCCTTTAACTATTATAAAAACATTAAATCCTTTAATAAACGAAAATGCAAGTTATTACTATTTTAGTAAACTTATATATGAAGGATTATTTGAGTTAGATGATAATTTGAATATTAAAAATCAATTAGCTGAAGATTATACTGTTAAGGACGGAGGAAGAGTAATTAGTATTAAACTTAGAGAAGATGTATTGTGGCATGATGGTGAAAAGTTTACGGCAGAAGATGTTGCTTTTACTATAAACACAATTAAATATGCTAATAATGATATTGGTTATAAAAAGATGTTTGATAATGCATTTGGCAGTTTCATAAATTCAGATATACGTAAAATTATAGATGTACAGGTGATTGATAGCTATAATATAGATATAATATTTAATAAAAAATTTAGTCATGAATTGGAAATATTGACATTTCCAATTTTACCAAAACATAAATTTGTATTAGAAAAGGAAGATAAAAATGCCTATATAAATGCATTAGCAGAAGAGGATTTTGTTCCTATTGGTACGGGACCATATATGTTTGAAAAATACGATAAACATAAAACTATTTTTTTAAAAGCTTATGAACAATATAGAGAAGGTAGACCTTATATAGATAGTATAGTTGGGAAAATGTTAGAGGATGATGAATTATCTTTAGTAGCTTTTGAAACTGGACAAGTTCATCTTACTACAGCTTTAGATATAGATTGGGAAAAATATGATCAAAACAATAAAATTAGAATATATGAATTTATTTCGCCTAATTATGAATTTTTAGGATTTAATTTTTCAAATAGTATTTTTAGGAAAGAGGGAAGTAATAAACTAAGAAAGGCATTTGCTTATGGGATAGACAGACAGTCTATAATTCAGAGGGTGTATTTAGGGCATGGGACTCAAACAGATTTACCAATTTACCCTAATTCATGGCTTTTATCAGAAGATTCTAATATCTATGGATACAATCCGTCCAAAGCCAAAGAAGAATTAGATAAATTAGGTTGGAAAGATGTAGATGGAGATGGGTTTTATGAAGATGAGCAAGGTAAAAAAGTTCAATTAAGGCTTATTACTAATTCATATAATCCTTTAAGATTAAAAGTGGCAGACATGATAGTAGAGAATTTGAATGACATAGGCATTTTTGTAGTTAAGGATTATCCAGAAAAAATACCTGAAAATATAACAGAGGAAATGAGAGAAGAACAATGGGAGCAAGTAAAAAACCGAATATTAAAAGGAGATTATGATATAGCTTTATTAGGTTGGCATTTATCAGTAATTCCAGAATTATCTTTTGCTTTTCATTCTACTCAAATAAAAGCAGGTACTAATTTTATTAGATACAATAATAAAATGATGGATGAAGCTTTAATTGAAACTTTTATTTCAGCGAATAGAAATGATAAACTAAGAGCTTATGAAAAATTACAAACTATAATAAATGAAGATTTACCCTATGTAAGTTTGTTTTTTATAAATGAGGCTTTACTTGTGGATAAAAAGGTTATGGGAGATATAGATCCAACATTTTTTAATATTTATAGAAATATTGAAAAATGGTATATACCTAAAGAATTTCAGCAGGAGACAGTTGATAAAAAATGA